A window of the Camelus ferus isolate YT-003-E chromosome 22, BCGSAC_Cfer_1.0, whole genome shotgun sequence genome harbors these coding sequences:
- the TYK2 gene encoding non-receptor tyrosine-protein kinase TYK2 isoform X1, whose translation MPLCHCGATTRGRKPDGDEAQPMATRGGLKVLLHWAGPGGGEPWVTFSEATLTAEEVCIHIAHKVCITPPCFNLFALFDAQAQVWLPPNHILDISGDRSLTLHFRMRFYFRNWHGMNPQEPAVYRCGPPGAEASSEQAEKGIQLLDPASFEYLFEQGKHEFVNDVASLWELSSEEEIHHFQNESLGMAFLHLCHLALRDGVPLEKVAKKISFKDCIPCSFRRQIQQHNVLTRLRLRSIFRRFLRAFQPGCLSQQVVMVKYLATLEQLAPRFGTERVPVCHLELLAQAEGEPCYIQDGGQASLDPESAPGPPTHEVLVSGTDGIQWRLIQAEGPCGGADGDSSRNPRAGPSGKKAKVQEEGNQPADRPREAPWAYFCDFQDITHMVLKERRVSIHCQDNKCLELTLPSRAAALSLVSLVDGYFRLTADSSHYLCHEVAPPRLVMSIQDGIHGPLLEPFVLAKLRPEDGLYLIHWSTSHLNRLILTVAQRDQASGPKGLRLRKFPIEVQAGTITLEGWDQPFPSVRELRAALQGCSLRAGNDCFSLRRCCLPRPGEISNLIIMRGSQASTRPLNLSHLSFHRVRQEDITQLSHLGQGTRTNVYEGILRVEGGGPEEDKAGGRDPATADEGRGQDLRVVLKVLDPGHHDIALAFYETASLMSQVSHVHLVFVHGVYVHGSENIMVTEYVEHGPLDVWLRRERGHVPLAWKLTVAQQLASALSYLEDKSLVHGNVCGRNILLARLGQAEGTSPFIKLSDPGVGLSALSREERVERIPWTAPECLSGGANSLSTAADKWGFGATLLEICFDGEAPLQGRSPSEKERFYQKQHKLPEPSCPELATLTSQCLTYEPAQRPSFRTILRDLTQLQPQNLFDVLSVNLDLPVSDPTVFHKRYLKKIRDLGEGHFGKVSLYCYDPTNDGTGEMVAVKALKAGSGPQLRTGWRREIDILRTLYHKHIVKYKGCCEDQGEKSVQLVMEYVPLGSLRDYLPRHSVGLAQLLLFAQQICEGMAYLHAQHYVHRDLAARNVLLDNNRLVKIGDFGLAKAVPDGHEYYCVREDGDSPVFWYAPECLKECKFYYASDVWSFGVTMYELLTYCDSSQSPPSKFIELIGHTQGQMMVLRLTELLERGERLPQPEKCPCEIYLLMKNCWGTEASSRPTFQNLIPILKMVHEKYRSQAPSVFSVC comes from the exons ATGCCTCTGTGCCATTGCGGGGCCACCACCAGGGGCAGAAAGCCCGATGGGGATGAAGCTCAGCCCATGGCCACCAGAGGAGGCTTGAAGGTTCTTCTACACTGGGCTGGCCCTGGTGGTGGGGAGCCCTGGGTCACCTTCAGCGAGGCTACACTGACGGCAGAGGAGGTCTGCATCCACATCGCACACAAAGTCT GCATCACTCCACCCTGCTTCAATCTCTTCGCCCTCTTTGATGCCCAGGCCCAGGTCTGGCTACCTCCAAACCACATCCTAGATATCTCTGGAGACAGGAGCCTGACATTGCACTTCCGCATGAG gTTTTATTTCCGGAACTGGCATGGCATGAATCCTCAGGAGCCGGCTGTGTACCGCTGCGGGCCCCCAGGGGCTGAGGCTTCCTCAgaacaggcagagaaagggatACAACTCCTGGACCCAGCCTCCTTTGAGTACCTCTTTGAGCag ggcaAGCATGAATTTGTCAATGACGTGGCATCGCTGTGGGAGCTGTCAAGTGAGGAGGAGATCCACCACTTTCAGAACGAGAGCCTGGGCATGGCCTTCCTGCACCTCTGCCACCTTGCTCTCCGCGATGGTGTCCCCCTTGAGAAGGTGGCCAAGAAGATCAG CTTCAAGGACTGCATCCCATGCTCCTTCCGACGGCAGATCCAGCAGCACAACGTGTTGACACGGCTGCGCCTGCGCAGCATCTTCCGCAGGTTCCTGAGGGCCTTCCAGCCGGGATGCCTCTCCCAGCAGGTCGTCATGGTTAAATACCTGGCCACGCTGGAGCAGCTGGCACCCCGCTTTGGCACAGAGCGCGTGCCCGTGTGCCATCTCGAGCTGCTGGCCCAGGCCGAGGGGGAGCCCTGCTACATCCAGGACGGCGGGCAGGCCTCTCTGGACCCCGAGTCTGCCCCCGGACCCCCCACCCACGAGGTGCTGGTGTCGGGCACTGACGGCATCCAGTGGCGGCTAATACAGGCAGAG GGTCCCtgtggtggtgctgatggtgacAGCAGCAGGAATCCCCGTGCTGGCCCATCTGGGAAGAAAGCCAAGGTCCAAGAAGAGGGCAACCAGCCAGCGGACAGGCCTCGGGAGGCACCATGGGCCTACTTCTGTGACTTCCAGGACATCACTCACATGGTGCTGAAAGAACGCCGTGTCAGCATTCATTGTCAGGACAACAAGTGCCTG GAGCTGACCCTGCCTTCCCGGGCTGCGGCCCTGTCCTTGGTGTCATTGGTGGATGGCTATTTCCGCCTGACCGCCGACTCGAGCCACTACCTATGCCACGAGGTGGCTCCTCCACGGCTGGTGATGAGTATCCAGGACGGTATCCATGGACCCCTGCT GGAGCCATTCGTGCTGGCCAAGCTTCGGCCCGAGGATGGCCTCTACCTCATTCACTGGAGCACCAGCCACCTCAACCGCCTCATCCTCACGGTGGCGCAGCGTGACcag GCATCTGGCCCGAAGGGCTTGCGCCTGCGGAAGTTCCCCATAGAGGTACAAGCTGGGACCATCACGCTGGAGGGCTGGGACCAGCCCTTCCCTAGCGTGCGGGAGCTGCGGGCTGCCCTGCAGGGATGCTCCCTGCGGGCCGGCAACGACTGTTTTTCCCTGCGCCGCTGCTGCCTGCCCCGGCCAGGAG AGATCTCCAACCTCATCATCATGCGGGGGTCTCAGGCCAGCACCAGGCCACTCAACCTCAGCCACCTCAGCTTCCACCGCGTCCGCCAGGAAGACATCACCCAG CTGTCCCACTTGGGCCAGGGCACAAGGACCAACGTGTATGAGGGCATCTTGCGAGTGGAGGGCGGAGGCCCCGAGGAGGACAAGGCAGGTGGCAGGGACCCCGCAACGGCCGACGAGGGCCGTGGGCAGGACCTGCGAGTGGTTCTCAAGGTGCTAGACCCCGGTCACCATGACATCGCCCTG gCCTTCTATGAGACAGCCAGCCTCATGAGCCAGGTCTCCCACGTGCACCTGGTCTTCGTGCACGGCGTCTATGTGCACGGCTCCGAGA ACATCATGGTGACGGAGTACGTGGAGCATGGGCCCCTGGACGTGTGGCTGCGGCGGGAGAGAGGCCACGTGCCTCTGGCCTGGAAGTTGACAGTGGCCCAGCAGCTGGCCAGCGCCCTCAGCTACCTG gaAGACAAGAGTCTGGTTCATGGCAACGTTTGTGGCCGGAACATCCTGCTGGCACGGCTGGGGCAGGCGGAGGGCACCAGCCCCTTCATTAAGCTGAGTGACCCGGGCGTGGGCCTGAGCGCCCTCTCCAGGGAGG AGCGAGTAGAGCGGATCCCTTGGACAGCCCCAGAGTGCCTGTCTGGTGGAGCCAACAGCTTAAGCACCGCGGCGGACAAGTGGGGCTTTGGAGCCACCCTCCTGGAGATCTGCTTTGATGGGGAGGCCCCTCTGCAGGGCCGTAGCCCCTCCGAG AAAGAGCGCTTCTACCAAAAGCAGCACAAGCTGCCGGAGCCCTCATGCCCAGAGCTGGCCACACTCACCAGCCAGTGCCTGACTTACGAGCCAGCCCAGCGGCCATCCTTCCGCACCATCCTGCGTGACCTCACTCAGCTGCAGCCCCAAA ATCTCTTTGATGTCTTGTCTGTGAACCTGGACTTGCCTGTGTCAGATCCCACGGTTTTCCACAAGCGTTATTTGAAAAAGATCCGGGATCTGGGCGAG GGTCACTTCGGGAAGGTCAGCCTATATTGCTATGACCCCACCAACGATGGCACTGGTGAGATGGTGGCAGTGAAGGCCCTTAAGGCAGGCAGCGGTCCCCAGCTCCGCACGGGTTGGCGGCGAGAGATCGACATCCTGCGCACGCTCTACCACAAGCACATTGTCAAGTACAAGGGCTGCTGCGAGGACCAAG GTGAGAAGTCGGTGCAGCTCGTCATGGAGTACGTGCCCCTGGGCAGCCTCCGAGACTACTTGCCCCGGCACAGCGTCGGGCTAGCCCAGCTGCTGCTCTTCGCCCAGCAGATCTGCGAG GGTATGGCCTACCTGCACGCGCAACACTATGTGCACCGAGACCTGGCTGCGCGCAACGTGCTGCTGGACAACAACAGGCTGGTCAAGATCGGGGACTTCGGCCTAGCCAAGGCCGTGCCCGACGGCCACGAGTACTACTGCGTGCGCGAGGATGGGGACAGCCCGGTGTTCTG GTATGCCCCAGAGTGCCTGAAGGAGTGTAAGTTCTACTATGCATCCGACGTCTGGTCCTTTGGGGTCACCATGTATGAGCTGCTGACCTATTGTGACTCCAGCCAGAGTCCCCCTTCG AAATTCATTGAGCTCATAGGCCACACCCAGGGACAGATGATGGTGCTGAGGCTCACTGAGCTGCTGGAACGAGGGGAGAGGCTGCCGCAGCCAGAGAAATGTCCCTGTGAG atCTATCTGCTCATGAAGAACTGCTGGGGAACAGAGGCCTCATCCCGGCCGACCTTCCAGAACCTCATACCCATCCTCAAAATGGTCCATGAGAAATACCGAAGCCAGGCCCCCTCAGTATTCAGTGTCTGCTGA
- the TYK2 gene encoding non-receptor tyrosine-protein kinase TYK2 isoform X2: MPLCHCGATTRGRKPDGDEAQPMATRGGLKVLLHWAGPGGGEPWVTFSEATLTAEEVCIHIAHKVCITPPCFNLFALFDAQAQVWLPPNHILDISGDRSLTLHFRMRFYFRNWHGMNPQEPAVYRCGPPGAEASSEQAEKGIQLLDPASFEYLFEQGKHEFVNDVASLWELSSEEEIHHFQNESLGMAFLHLCHLALRDGVPLEKVAKKISFKDCIPCSFRRQIQQHNVLTRLRLRSIFRRFLRAFQPGCLSQQVVMVKYLATLEQLAPRFGTERVPVCHLELLAQAEGEPCYIQDGGQASLDPESAPGPPTHEVLVSGTDGIQWRLIQAEGPCGGADGDSSRNPRAGPSGKKAKVQEEGNQPADRPREAPWAYFCDFQDITHMVLKERRVSIHCQDNKCLELTLPSRAAALSLVSLVDGYFRLTADSSHYLCHEVAPPRLVMSIQDGIHGPLLEPFVLAKLRPEDGLYLIHWSTSHLNRLILTVAQRDQASGPKGLRLRKFPIEVQAGTITLEGWDQPFPSVRELRAALQGCSLRAGNDCFSLRRCCLPRPGEISNLIIMRGSQASTRPLNLSHLSFHRVRQEDITQLSHLGQGTRTNVYEGILRVEGGGPEEDKAGGRDPATADEGRGQDLRVVLKVLDPGHHDIALAFYETASLMSQVSHVHLVFVHGVYVHGSENIMVTEYVEHGPLDVWLRRERGHVPLAWKLTVAQQLASALSYLEDKSLVHGNVCGRNILLARLGQAEGTSPFIKLSDPGVGLSALSREERVERIPWTAPECLSGGANSLSTAADKWGFGATLLEICFDGEAPLQGRSPSEKERFYQKQHKLPEPSCPELATLTSQCLTYEPAQRPSFRTILRDLTQLQPQNLFDVLSVNLDLPVSDPTVFHKRYLKKIRDLGEGHFGKVSLYCYDPTNDGTGEMVAVKALKAGSGPQLRTGWRREIDILRTLYHKHIVKYKGCCEDQGEKSVQLVMEYVPLGSLRDYLPRHSVGLAQLLLFAQQICEGMAYLHAQHYVHRDLAARNVLLDNNRLVKIGDFGLAKAVPDGHEYAPECLKECKFYYASDVWSFGVTMYELLTYCDSSQSPPSKFIELIGHTQGQMMVLRLTELLERGERLPQPEKCPCEIYLLMKNCWGTEASSRPTFQNLIPILKMVHEKYRSQAPSVFSVC; this comes from the exons ATGCCTCTGTGCCATTGCGGGGCCACCACCAGGGGCAGAAAGCCCGATGGGGATGAAGCTCAGCCCATGGCCACCAGAGGAGGCTTGAAGGTTCTTCTACACTGGGCTGGCCCTGGTGGTGGGGAGCCCTGGGTCACCTTCAGCGAGGCTACACTGACGGCAGAGGAGGTCTGCATCCACATCGCACACAAAGTCT GCATCACTCCACCCTGCTTCAATCTCTTCGCCCTCTTTGATGCCCAGGCCCAGGTCTGGCTACCTCCAAACCACATCCTAGATATCTCTGGAGACAGGAGCCTGACATTGCACTTCCGCATGAG gTTTTATTTCCGGAACTGGCATGGCATGAATCCTCAGGAGCCGGCTGTGTACCGCTGCGGGCCCCCAGGGGCTGAGGCTTCCTCAgaacaggcagagaaagggatACAACTCCTGGACCCAGCCTCCTTTGAGTACCTCTTTGAGCag ggcaAGCATGAATTTGTCAATGACGTGGCATCGCTGTGGGAGCTGTCAAGTGAGGAGGAGATCCACCACTTTCAGAACGAGAGCCTGGGCATGGCCTTCCTGCACCTCTGCCACCTTGCTCTCCGCGATGGTGTCCCCCTTGAGAAGGTGGCCAAGAAGATCAG CTTCAAGGACTGCATCCCATGCTCCTTCCGACGGCAGATCCAGCAGCACAACGTGTTGACACGGCTGCGCCTGCGCAGCATCTTCCGCAGGTTCCTGAGGGCCTTCCAGCCGGGATGCCTCTCCCAGCAGGTCGTCATGGTTAAATACCTGGCCACGCTGGAGCAGCTGGCACCCCGCTTTGGCACAGAGCGCGTGCCCGTGTGCCATCTCGAGCTGCTGGCCCAGGCCGAGGGGGAGCCCTGCTACATCCAGGACGGCGGGCAGGCCTCTCTGGACCCCGAGTCTGCCCCCGGACCCCCCACCCACGAGGTGCTGGTGTCGGGCACTGACGGCATCCAGTGGCGGCTAATACAGGCAGAG GGTCCCtgtggtggtgctgatggtgacAGCAGCAGGAATCCCCGTGCTGGCCCATCTGGGAAGAAAGCCAAGGTCCAAGAAGAGGGCAACCAGCCAGCGGACAGGCCTCGGGAGGCACCATGGGCCTACTTCTGTGACTTCCAGGACATCACTCACATGGTGCTGAAAGAACGCCGTGTCAGCATTCATTGTCAGGACAACAAGTGCCTG GAGCTGACCCTGCCTTCCCGGGCTGCGGCCCTGTCCTTGGTGTCATTGGTGGATGGCTATTTCCGCCTGACCGCCGACTCGAGCCACTACCTATGCCACGAGGTGGCTCCTCCACGGCTGGTGATGAGTATCCAGGACGGTATCCATGGACCCCTGCT GGAGCCATTCGTGCTGGCCAAGCTTCGGCCCGAGGATGGCCTCTACCTCATTCACTGGAGCACCAGCCACCTCAACCGCCTCATCCTCACGGTGGCGCAGCGTGACcag GCATCTGGCCCGAAGGGCTTGCGCCTGCGGAAGTTCCCCATAGAGGTACAAGCTGGGACCATCACGCTGGAGGGCTGGGACCAGCCCTTCCCTAGCGTGCGGGAGCTGCGGGCTGCCCTGCAGGGATGCTCCCTGCGGGCCGGCAACGACTGTTTTTCCCTGCGCCGCTGCTGCCTGCCCCGGCCAGGAG AGATCTCCAACCTCATCATCATGCGGGGGTCTCAGGCCAGCACCAGGCCACTCAACCTCAGCCACCTCAGCTTCCACCGCGTCCGCCAGGAAGACATCACCCAG CTGTCCCACTTGGGCCAGGGCACAAGGACCAACGTGTATGAGGGCATCTTGCGAGTGGAGGGCGGAGGCCCCGAGGAGGACAAGGCAGGTGGCAGGGACCCCGCAACGGCCGACGAGGGCCGTGGGCAGGACCTGCGAGTGGTTCTCAAGGTGCTAGACCCCGGTCACCATGACATCGCCCTG gCCTTCTATGAGACAGCCAGCCTCATGAGCCAGGTCTCCCACGTGCACCTGGTCTTCGTGCACGGCGTCTATGTGCACGGCTCCGAGA ACATCATGGTGACGGAGTACGTGGAGCATGGGCCCCTGGACGTGTGGCTGCGGCGGGAGAGAGGCCACGTGCCTCTGGCCTGGAAGTTGACAGTGGCCCAGCAGCTGGCCAGCGCCCTCAGCTACCTG gaAGACAAGAGTCTGGTTCATGGCAACGTTTGTGGCCGGAACATCCTGCTGGCACGGCTGGGGCAGGCGGAGGGCACCAGCCCCTTCATTAAGCTGAGTGACCCGGGCGTGGGCCTGAGCGCCCTCTCCAGGGAGG AGCGAGTAGAGCGGATCCCTTGGACAGCCCCAGAGTGCCTGTCTGGTGGAGCCAACAGCTTAAGCACCGCGGCGGACAAGTGGGGCTTTGGAGCCACCCTCCTGGAGATCTGCTTTGATGGGGAGGCCCCTCTGCAGGGCCGTAGCCCCTCCGAG AAAGAGCGCTTCTACCAAAAGCAGCACAAGCTGCCGGAGCCCTCATGCCCAGAGCTGGCCACACTCACCAGCCAGTGCCTGACTTACGAGCCAGCCCAGCGGCCATCCTTCCGCACCATCCTGCGTGACCTCACTCAGCTGCAGCCCCAAA ATCTCTTTGATGTCTTGTCTGTGAACCTGGACTTGCCTGTGTCAGATCCCACGGTTTTCCACAAGCGTTATTTGAAAAAGATCCGGGATCTGGGCGAG GGTCACTTCGGGAAGGTCAGCCTATATTGCTATGACCCCACCAACGATGGCACTGGTGAGATGGTGGCAGTGAAGGCCCTTAAGGCAGGCAGCGGTCCCCAGCTCCGCACGGGTTGGCGGCGAGAGATCGACATCCTGCGCACGCTCTACCACAAGCACATTGTCAAGTACAAGGGCTGCTGCGAGGACCAAG GTGAGAAGTCGGTGCAGCTCGTCATGGAGTACGTGCCCCTGGGCAGCCTCCGAGACTACTTGCCCCGGCACAGCGTCGGGCTAGCCCAGCTGCTGCTCTTCGCCCAGCAGATCTGCGAG GGTATGGCCTACCTGCACGCGCAACACTATGTGCACCGAGACCTGGCTGCGCGCAACGTGCTGCTGGACAACAACAGGCTGGTCAAGATCGGGGACTTCGGCCTAGCCAAGGCCGTGCCCGACGGCCACGA GTATGCCCCAGAGTGCCTGAAGGAGTGTAAGTTCTACTATGCATCCGACGTCTGGTCCTTTGGGGTCACCATGTATGAGCTGCTGACCTATTGTGACTCCAGCCAGAGTCCCCCTTCG AAATTCATTGAGCTCATAGGCCACACCCAGGGACAGATGATGGTGCTGAGGCTCACTGAGCTGCTGGAACGAGGGGAGAGGCTGCCGCAGCCAGAGAAATGTCCCTGTGAG atCTATCTGCTCATGAAGAACTGCTGGGGAACAGAGGCCTCATCCCGGCCGACCTTCCAGAACCTCATACCCATCCTCAAAATGGTCCATGAGAAATACCGAAGCCAGGCCCCCTCAGTATTCAGTGTCTGCTGA
- the TYK2 gene encoding non-receptor tyrosine-protein kinase TYK2 isoform X3, translated as MPLCHCGATTRGRKPDGDEAQPMATRGGLKVLLHWAGPGGGEPWVTFSEATLTAEEVCIHIAHKVCITPPCFNLFALFDAQAQVWLPPNHILDISGDRSLTLHFRMRFYFRNWHGMNPQEPAVYRCGPPGAEASSEQAEKGIQLLDPASFEYLFEQGKHEFVNDVASLWELSSEEEIHHFQNESLGMAFLHLCHLALRDGVPLEKVAKKISFKDCIPCSFRRQIQQHNVLTRLRLRSIFRRFLRAFQPGCLSQQVVMVKYLATLEQLAPRFGTERVPVCHLELLAQAEGEPCYIQDGGQASLDPESAPGPPTHEVLVSGTDGIQWRLIQAEGPCGGADGDSSRNPRAGPSGKKAKVQEEGNQPADRPREAPWAYFCDFQDITHMVLKERRVSIHCQDNKCLELTLPSRAAALSLVSLVDGYFRLTADSSHYLCHEVAPPRLVMSIQDGIHGPLLEPFVLAKLRPEDGLYLIHWSTSHLNRLILTVAQRDQASGPKGLRLRKFPIEVQAGTITLEGWDQPFPSVRELRAALQGCSLRAGNDCFSLRRCCLPRPGEISNLIIMRGSQASTRPLNLSHLSFHRVRQEDITQLSHLGQGTRTNVYEGILRVEGGGPEEDKAGGRDPATADEGRGQDLRVVLKVLDPGHHDIALAFYETASLMSQVSHVHLVFVHGVYVHGSENIMVTEYVEHGPLDVWLRRERGHVPLAWKLTVAQQLASALSYLEDKSLVHGNVCGRNILLARLGQAEGTSPFIKLSDPGVGLSALSREERVERIPWTAPECLSGGANSLSTAADKWGFGATLLEICFDGEAPLQGRSPSEKERFYQKQHKLPEPSCPELATLTSQCLTYEPAQRPSFRTILRDLTQLQPQSEKSVQLVMEYVPLGSLRDYLPRHSVGLAQLLLFAQQICEGMAYLHAQHYVHRDLAARNVLLDNNRLVKIGDFGLAKAVPDGHEYYCVREDGDSPVFWYAPECLKECKFYYASDVWSFGVTMYELLTYCDSSQSPPSKFIELIGHTQGQMMVLRLTELLERGERLPQPEKCPCEIYLLMKNCWGTEASSRPTFQNLIPILKMVHEKYRSQAPSVFSVC; from the exons ATGCCTCTGTGCCATTGCGGGGCCACCACCAGGGGCAGAAAGCCCGATGGGGATGAAGCTCAGCCCATGGCCACCAGAGGAGGCTTGAAGGTTCTTCTACACTGGGCTGGCCCTGGTGGTGGGGAGCCCTGGGTCACCTTCAGCGAGGCTACACTGACGGCAGAGGAGGTCTGCATCCACATCGCACACAAAGTCT GCATCACTCCACCCTGCTTCAATCTCTTCGCCCTCTTTGATGCCCAGGCCCAGGTCTGGCTACCTCCAAACCACATCCTAGATATCTCTGGAGACAGGAGCCTGACATTGCACTTCCGCATGAG gTTTTATTTCCGGAACTGGCATGGCATGAATCCTCAGGAGCCGGCTGTGTACCGCTGCGGGCCCCCAGGGGCTGAGGCTTCCTCAgaacaggcagagaaagggatACAACTCCTGGACCCAGCCTCCTTTGAGTACCTCTTTGAGCag ggcaAGCATGAATTTGTCAATGACGTGGCATCGCTGTGGGAGCTGTCAAGTGAGGAGGAGATCCACCACTTTCAGAACGAGAGCCTGGGCATGGCCTTCCTGCACCTCTGCCACCTTGCTCTCCGCGATGGTGTCCCCCTTGAGAAGGTGGCCAAGAAGATCAG CTTCAAGGACTGCATCCCATGCTCCTTCCGACGGCAGATCCAGCAGCACAACGTGTTGACACGGCTGCGCCTGCGCAGCATCTTCCGCAGGTTCCTGAGGGCCTTCCAGCCGGGATGCCTCTCCCAGCAGGTCGTCATGGTTAAATACCTGGCCACGCTGGAGCAGCTGGCACCCCGCTTTGGCACAGAGCGCGTGCCCGTGTGCCATCTCGAGCTGCTGGCCCAGGCCGAGGGGGAGCCCTGCTACATCCAGGACGGCGGGCAGGCCTCTCTGGACCCCGAGTCTGCCCCCGGACCCCCCACCCACGAGGTGCTGGTGTCGGGCACTGACGGCATCCAGTGGCGGCTAATACAGGCAGAG GGTCCCtgtggtggtgctgatggtgacAGCAGCAGGAATCCCCGTGCTGGCCCATCTGGGAAGAAAGCCAAGGTCCAAGAAGAGGGCAACCAGCCAGCGGACAGGCCTCGGGAGGCACCATGGGCCTACTTCTGTGACTTCCAGGACATCACTCACATGGTGCTGAAAGAACGCCGTGTCAGCATTCATTGTCAGGACAACAAGTGCCTG GAGCTGACCCTGCCTTCCCGGGCTGCGGCCCTGTCCTTGGTGTCATTGGTGGATGGCTATTTCCGCCTGACCGCCGACTCGAGCCACTACCTATGCCACGAGGTGGCTCCTCCACGGCTGGTGATGAGTATCCAGGACGGTATCCATGGACCCCTGCT GGAGCCATTCGTGCTGGCCAAGCTTCGGCCCGAGGATGGCCTCTACCTCATTCACTGGAGCACCAGCCACCTCAACCGCCTCATCCTCACGGTGGCGCAGCGTGACcag GCATCTGGCCCGAAGGGCTTGCGCCTGCGGAAGTTCCCCATAGAGGTACAAGCTGGGACCATCACGCTGGAGGGCTGGGACCAGCCCTTCCCTAGCGTGCGGGAGCTGCGGGCTGCCCTGCAGGGATGCTCCCTGCGGGCCGGCAACGACTGTTTTTCCCTGCGCCGCTGCTGCCTGCCCCGGCCAGGAG AGATCTCCAACCTCATCATCATGCGGGGGTCTCAGGCCAGCACCAGGCCACTCAACCTCAGCCACCTCAGCTTCCACCGCGTCCGCCAGGAAGACATCACCCAG CTGTCCCACTTGGGCCAGGGCACAAGGACCAACGTGTATGAGGGCATCTTGCGAGTGGAGGGCGGAGGCCCCGAGGAGGACAAGGCAGGTGGCAGGGACCCCGCAACGGCCGACGAGGGCCGTGGGCAGGACCTGCGAGTGGTTCTCAAGGTGCTAGACCCCGGTCACCATGACATCGCCCTG gCCTTCTATGAGACAGCCAGCCTCATGAGCCAGGTCTCCCACGTGCACCTGGTCTTCGTGCACGGCGTCTATGTGCACGGCTCCGAGA ACATCATGGTGACGGAGTACGTGGAGCATGGGCCCCTGGACGTGTGGCTGCGGCGGGAGAGAGGCCACGTGCCTCTGGCCTGGAAGTTGACAGTGGCCCAGCAGCTGGCCAGCGCCCTCAGCTACCTG gaAGACAAGAGTCTGGTTCATGGCAACGTTTGTGGCCGGAACATCCTGCTGGCACGGCTGGGGCAGGCGGAGGGCACCAGCCCCTTCATTAAGCTGAGTGACCCGGGCGTGGGCCTGAGCGCCCTCTCCAGGGAGG AGCGAGTAGAGCGGATCCCTTGGACAGCCCCAGAGTGCCTGTCTGGTGGAGCCAACAGCTTAAGCACCGCGGCGGACAAGTGGGGCTTTGGAGCCACCCTCCTGGAGATCTGCTTTGATGGGGAGGCCCCTCTGCAGGGCCGTAGCCCCTCCGAG AAAGAGCGCTTCTACCAAAAGCAGCACAAGCTGCCGGAGCCCTCATGCCCAGAGCTGGCCACACTCACCAGCCAGTGCCTGACTTACGAGCCAGCCCAGCGGCCATCCTTCCGCACCATCCTGCGTGACCTCACTCAGCTGCAGCCCCAAA GTGAGAAGTCGGTGCAGCTCGTCATGGAGTACGTGCCCCTGGGCAGCCTCCGAGACTACTTGCCCCGGCACAGCGTCGGGCTAGCCCAGCTGCTGCTCTTCGCCCAGCAGATCTGCGAG GGTATGGCCTACCTGCACGCGCAACACTATGTGCACCGAGACCTGGCTGCGCGCAACGTGCTGCTGGACAACAACAGGCTGGTCAAGATCGGGGACTTCGGCCTAGCCAAGGCCGTGCCCGACGGCCACGAGTACTACTGCGTGCGCGAGGATGGGGACAGCCCGGTGTTCTG GTATGCCCCAGAGTGCCTGAAGGAGTGTAAGTTCTACTATGCATCCGACGTCTGGTCCTTTGGGGTCACCATGTATGAGCTGCTGACCTATTGTGACTCCAGCCAGAGTCCCCCTTCG AAATTCATTGAGCTCATAGGCCACACCCAGGGACAGATGATGGTGCTGAGGCTCACTGAGCTGCTGGAACGAGGGGAGAGGCTGCCGCAGCCAGAGAAATGTCCCTGTGAG atCTATCTGCTCATGAAGAACTGCTGGGGAACAGAGGCCTCATCCCGGCCGACCTTCCAGAACCTCATACCCATCCTCAAAATGGTCCATGAGAAATACCGAAGCCAGGCCCCCTCAGTATTCAGTGTCTGCTGA